One candidate division WOR-3 bacterium genomic region harbors:
- the cdaA gene encoding diadenylate cyclase CdaA, with amino-acid sequence MKLFGFLPIRAIDIIDIIVVAVLLYAFFKFVKGTKATSILVGLVLFFVVSFISRWLDLKALSWIMNSILALWVVAFVIVFQPEIRNALARIGRQRPVKFFLKLEEVGVTDEIIDAVRKMSEDRIGALIVVQKNIGLKDIVDTGVLIEAQVNSSLLRTIFFPETPLHDGACVIQGDKIVAAGCVLPLSENPSLGITYGLRHRAALGMAEQSDALSIVVSEETGNIAYAYKGKLVTKVDVESLKKSMERIVQE; translated from the coding sequence ATGAAACTCTTCGGATTTCTCCCAATCAGAGCAATAGATATTATTGACATCATTGTCGTAGCGGTCCTGCTCTACGCGTTTTTCAAGTTCGTCAAGGGAACGAAAGCTACATCAATCCTCGTCGGGTTAGTTCTTTTCTTTGTAGTCTCGTTCATATCCAGATGGCTGGATCTGAAGGCACTATCCTGGATCATGAATTCAATACTCGCCCTGTGGGTCGTTGCCTTCGTTATTGTCTTTCAACCGGAGATCAGAAACGCCCTTGCACGGATCGGCCGCCAAAGACCTGTCAAGTTCTTCCTCAAGCTGGAAGAAGTGGGCGTCACTGACGAAATCATTGACGCTGTGAGGAAAATGTCAGAAGACCGTATCGGCGCGTTGATAGTAGTACAGAAAAACATCGGTCTGAAAGACATCGTCGACACCGGTGTGCTCATTGAAGCTCAAGTAAATTCGTCGCTCTTGCGGACGATATTCTTCCCGGAGACCCCCTTGCATGATGGAGCATGTGTGATCCAAGGTGACAAGATCGTTGCCGCTGGTTGCGTGTTGCCCCTGAGCGAAAACCCAAGCCTCGGCATTACTTACGGTCTGCGCCATCGCGCAGCACTCGGCATGGCCGAGCAGAGTGATGCATTGAGCATAGTAGTATCCGAAGAGACCGGTAATATCGCCTATGCCTATAAGGGTAAGCTGGTCACAAAAGTCGACGTTGAATCATTAAAGAAATCAATGGAAAGAATAGTTCAGGAGTAA